A genome region from Gouania willdenowi chromosome 9, fGouWil2.1, whole genome shotgun sequence includes the following:
- the cldn26 gene encoding putative claudin-24, translating into MVFLTTKMMQRSAVFVTFGGLVTSLFTTFLPFWKTMNSDLNEVENWFSGLWHTCLYTEEVGIQCKAYESIMGLPMDLQISRVLMSLSISTGVLAMMTAFPALEGVDMCVRQPATKRHFLILSGVLSWVSGISTLAPVSIVAYTTVVEFWDQGFPDVMPRWEYGEAMFSGWFGGLALVTGGTLFFVAVCMGDFDLRPPSVPNSPRLHHQRSHPYMKTEVL; encoded by the coding sequence ATGGTTTTTTTAACAACTAAAATGATGCAAAGAAGTGCTGTGTTTGTCACCTTCGGAGGATTGGTCACTTCTCTTTTCACCACCTTCCTCCCATTCTGGAAGACGATGAACTCTGATCTGAATGAGGTGGAGAACTGGTTCTCTGGACTGTGGCACACCTGCCTGTACACAGAAGAAGTGGGAATTCAATGTAAAGCCTACGAGTCCATCATGGGACTCCCGATGGACCTGCAGATCTCCAGGGTACTCATGTCTCTGTCTATAAGCACTGGAGTTCTCGCCATGATGACGGCTTTTCCCGCTCTGGAGGGTGTGGACATGTGTGTGAGGCAGCCGGCCACAAAGAGACATTTCCTGATCCTCAGCGGGGTTCTGTCCTGGGTGTCGGGGATCTCCACCCTAGCTCCTGTTTCCATTGTAGCCTACACTACAGTGGTGGAGTTCTGGGATCAGGGCTTTCCTGATGTGATGCCAAGGTGGGAGTACGGGGAGGCCATGTTCTCCGGATGGTTCGGGGGTCTGGCTCTGGTCACGGGAGGGACTCTGTTCTTCGTGGCTGTGTGCATGGGGGACTTTGACCTGAGGCCCCCAAGCGTTCCAAACAGCCCCCGCCTCCATCATCAGAGGTCCCACCCCTACATGAAGACAGAGGTTTTGTAG